Proteins encoded by one window of Macadamia integrifolia cultivar HAES 741 unplaced genomic scaffold, SCU_Mint_v3 scaffold858, whole genome shotgun sequence:
- the LOC122070214 gene encoding probable membrane-associated kinase regulator 2 codes for MATYQKGGGVTGNNERTIPGTTTISTTLQPQPAVETEEDGDDGSFFDMEFTVPEDDDGEGGDEHDNNSGVDKEDDSASSESAGIDGEEFNFRVSSGSSDRRTDLDVDPSLSPSDDLFFKGRLVPLEPSSLEFNHSETNSKPQFPVSLLKSATKIRVLMLGFKKPKSTTADKMERNSVDGASRRRW; via the exons ATGGCAACATATCAG AAGGGTGGTGGAGTTACCGGAAATAATGAACGCACCATACCTGGCACCACTACCATATCCACCACTCTTCAGCCGCAACCGGCGGTGGAAACGGAGGAAGATGGTGATGATGGTTCCTTCTTCGACATGGAGTTTACGGTGCCCGAAGACGACGATGGTGAAGGCGGAGATGAACACGATAACAACAGCGGAGTCGATAAGGAAGATGACAGTGCCTCATCGGAATCTGCGGGAATTGATGGAGAGGAGTTCAACTTCAGGGTGTCTTCTGGGTCGAGTGATAGGAGAACGGACCTGGACGTGGACCCTTCGCTCTCACCTTCCGACGATCTGTTCTTTAAAGGAAGGCTTGTGCCGCTCGAGCCTTCGTCACTTGAATTCAACCATTCTGAGACAAATTCGAAGCCTCAGTTCCCTGTCTCTTTGTTAAAATCTGCAACCAAGATCAGAGTCCTTATGTTGGGGTTTAAGAAACCTAAATCGACGACGGCTGACAAGATGGAGAGGAACTCTGTAGACGGAGCTAGTCGGAGacggtggtga
- the LOC122070211 gene encoding 5-methyltetrahydropteroyltriglutamate--homocysteine methyltransferase: protein MASHIVGYPRMGPKRELKFALESFWDGRSSAEDLQKVSSDLRASIWKQMADAGIKYIPSNTFSYYDQMLDATTMLGAVPPRYGWTGGEIGFGTYFSMARGNATVPAMEMTKWFDTNYHFIVPELGPDTKFTCASHKAVNEYKEAKALGVDTVPVLIGPVSYLLLSKPAKGVEKTFSSLSLLDKIIPVYKEVVSELKAAGASWIQFDEPTLVLDLESHKLEAFTTAYSELESSLSGLNVLIETYFADVPAEAFKTLASLKAVTGFGFDLVRGAKTLDLIKSEFPSGKYLFAGVIDGRNIWADDLAASLSTLQALEGVVGKDKLVVSTSCSLLHTAVDLVNEPKLDKEIKSWLAFAAQKVVEVNALAKALAGQKDEEFFSANAAALASRKSSPRVTNDAVQKAAAALKGSDHRRATNVSARLDAQQKKLNLPVLPTTTIGSFPQTMELRKVRREYKAKKISEEEYVAAIKGEISKVVKLQEELDIDVLVHGEPERNDMVEYFGEQLSGFVFTANGWVQSYGSRCVKPPIIYGDVSRPKAMTVFWSSTAQSMTKRPMKGMLTGPVCILNWSFVRNDQPRFETCYQIALAIKDEVEDLEKAGINVIQIDEAALREGLPLRKSEQAFYLEWAVHSFRITNCGVQDTTQIHTHMCYSNFNDIIHSIIDMDADVITIENSRSDEKLLSVFREGVKYGAGIGPGVYDIHSPRIPSTEEIADRINKMLAVLETNILWVNPDCGLKTRKYGEVKPALSNMVEAAKLLRSQLASAK from the exons ATGGCTTCTCACATTGTTGGATATCCCCGCATGGGACCGAAGAGAGAGCTCAAATTTGCTTTGGAATCTTTCTGGGATGGGAGGAGCAGTGCAGAGGATTTGCAGAAGGTGTCTTCTGATCTTAGGGCATCCATCTGGAAACAGATGGCTGATGCAGGAATTAAGTACATCCCTAGCAACACCTTCTCGTATTACGATCAGATGCTTGATGCCACCACAATGCTTGGGGCTGTTCCTCCTAGATATGGTTGGACTGGTGGTGAGATTGGGTTTGGCACTTACTTCTCCATGGCTAGAGGGAATGCTACTGTTCCTGCTATGGAAATGACCAAGTGGTTTGACACCAACTA CCATTTCATTGTTCCTGAATTGGGACCAGACACAAAATTCACTTGTGCCTCTCATAAGGCAGTTAATGAATACAAAGAGGCCAAGGCG CTTGGAGTTGATACTGTTCCAGTCCTCATTGGACCTGTTTCCTACTTGCTGCTATCAAAACCAGCCAAGGGTGTGGAGAaaactttctcttctctttccctaCTTGACAAGATTATTCCAGTCTACAA GGAGGTCGTGTCTGAATTGAAGGCAGCTGGTGCTTCCTGGATTCAGTTTGATGAGCCCACCCTTGTGTTGGATCTTGAATCTCACAAATTGGAAGCATTCACTACGGCCTACTCTGAGCTAGAATCATCTCTATCTGGTCTGAATGTTCTCATCGAGACTTACTTTGCTGATGTTCCTGCTGAGGCATTTAAAACTCTTGCCTCTTTGAAGGCTGTTACTGGCTTTGGCTTTGACCTTGTTCGTGGAGCTAAGACCCTTGATTTGATCAAGAGTGAATTCCCTTCTGGCAAATACCTCTTTGCTGGAGTTATTGATGGAAGGAACATTTGGGCTGATGATCTTGCTGCATCTCTCAGTACCTTGCAGGCCCTTGAGGGCGTTGTGGGCAAAG ACAAGCTTGTTGTCTCCACTTCATGCTCCCTTCTCCACACTGCTGTTGACCTTGTAAATGAGCCTAAGCTGGACAAGGAAATCAAGTCATGGCTTGCATTTGCTGCGCAGAAGGTAGTTGAAGTGAATGCCTTGGCCAAGGCATTGGCTGGACAGAAGGATGAG GAATTCTTCTCTGCCAATGCTGCTGCTTTGGCTTCAAGAAAATCCTCCCCAAGGGTGACGAATGATGCTGTTCAGAAGGCT GCTGCTGCCTTGAAGGGCTCTGACCACCGTCGTGCTACCAATGTGAGTGCCAGACTAGACGCTCAGCAGAAGAAGCTGAACCTTCCAGTCCTTCCAACCACAACCATTGGGTCTTTCCCACAGACAATGGAACTTAGAAAGGTTCGCCGTGAGTACAAGGCTAAGAA GATCTCTGAGGAGGAATACGTTGCGGCCATCAAGGGGGAAATCAGCAAAGTTGTCAAGCTCCAGGAGGAGCTCGACATTGATGTCTTGGTCCATGGAGAGCCAGAG AGGAACGACATGGTTGAGTACTTTGGAGAGCAGTTGTCTGGTTTTGTTTTCACTGCCAATGGTTGGGTCCAATCTTACGGGTCCCGATGTGTCAAGCCACCTATCATCTATGGTGATGTCAGCCGACCCAAGGCCATGACTGTGTTCTGGTCCTCGACGGCTCAGAGCATGACCAAACGCCCAATGAAGGGTATGCTTACAGGCCCTGTCTGCATTCTCAACTGGTCCTTCGTTAGAAACGATCAGCCCAG ATTTGAGACCTGCTATCAGATTGCTTTGGCCATCAAGGACGAGGTTGAAGACCTTGAGAAGGCTGGTATTAATGTCATCCAGATCGATGAGGCTGCTTTGAGAGAGGGTTTGCCTCTTAGGAAGTCTGAGCAGGCTTTCTACTTGGAGTGGGCAGTCCACTCCTTCAGAATCACCAACTGCGGTGTTCAGGATACGACACAG ATCCATACCCACATGTGCTACTCCAACTTCAATGATATCATCCACTCCATCATTGACATGGACGCAGATGTGATCACAATTGAGAACTCCCGATCAGATGAGAAGCTCCTCTCAGTCTTCCGTGAGGGAGTCAAGTATGGTGCCGGCATTGGACCTGGTGTATATGATATCCACTCCCCTAGGATCCCATCCACCGAGGAGATCGCTGACCGCATCAACAAGATGCTTGCGGTGCTTGAGACCAACATCCTCTGGGTTAACCCAGACTGTGGGCTTAAGACCCGTAAGTATGGAGAGGTGAAGCCTGCTCTCAGCAATATGGTTGAGGCTGCCAAGCTCCTCCGCAGCCAGCTGGCCAGCGCCAAGTGA